In one window of Candidatus Thermoplasmatota archaeon DNA:
- a CDS encoding NAD-dependent epimerase/dehydratase family protein, which yields MKYIVTGGAGFIGSHIIDRLLKNNNEVICLDNLSTGKLENIKHNEGNKNFKFIVKDLLEFQGISEIFRGSDAIFHFAANADIRGGVAQPRKDLELNTIVTYNVLEGMRLANVKKIIFSSSSAVYGEPEIYPTCEDYPLIPTSLYGASKIACEALISAYCASFNLQAWIFRFVGVIGARHSHGVIFDFVNKLKMNPKELEIIGNGEQVKSFLALEDCIDGIMFAYEKANKKINIYNLGTDEDIKIKKLADIVVEELNLKNVKYRFTGGIRGWVGDAPVVRLSIERIKKLGWEPRTGIEEAIRRTVRWLKR from the coding sequence TTGAAGTATATTGTTACCGGTGGCGCTGGCTTTATAGGCTCTCATATTATAGATAGACTTTTGAAAAATAATAATGAAGTTATATGCCTTGATAATCTTAGCACAGGTAAACTAGAGAATATAAAGCACAACGAAGGGAATAAAAATTTTAAATTTATTGTAAAAGATTTGCTCGAATTTCAAGGTATTAGCGAAATTTTCAGAGGTAGCGATGCAATATTCCATTTTGCAGCTAACGCAGATATAAGGGGTGGCGTAGCGCAACCTAGAAAAGATTTGGAGCTTAATACAATTGTTACATATAATGTTTTAGAAGGTATGCGCTTAGCTAACGTTAAAAAAATAATTTTTAGTAGTAGCAGTGCGGTTTACGGAGAGCCTGAAATTTATCCTACATGCGAAGATTACCCTCTAATTCCAACTTCACTTTACGGCGCCTCTAAAATTGCATGCGAAGCTCTAATAAGCGCTTACTGCGCTAGTTTCAACTTACAAGCTTGGATTTTTAGATTTGTAGGCGTTATCGGTGCAAGGCACTCGCATGGCGTAATATTTGATTTTGTGAATAAGCTTAAAATGAATCCTAAAGAGCTAGAGATTATAGGTAACGGGGAGCAGGTAAAATCTTTCCTGGCCTTAGAAGATTGTATCGATGGTATCATGTTCGCTTACGAAAAAGCAAATAAAAAAATAAATATTTACAATTTAGGTACTGATGAGGATATAAAGATCAAAAAGCTTGCAGATATCGTTGTTGAGGAGTTAAACTTGAAAAACGTTAAATATCGTTTTACAGGTGGCATTAGAGGCTGGGTTGGCGATGCACCTGTTGTGAGATTAAGTATAGAGCGTATAAAAAAGCTCGGTTGGGAGCCTAGAACAGGTATTGAAGAAGCTATACGAAGGACAGTTAGATGGCTTAAACGCTAA
- a CDS encoding 30S ribosomal protein S4 has protein sequence MGDPKFSRKKYEKPVHPWQADRIEEEKELIKKYGLKNKREIWRARLTLRNFRRQARLLFPKLRIGDKQAQKEAKQLISKLVNLGILNENANLDDILALTIDSLLSRRFQSVVYKKGLASTFKQARQLIVHGHVGIGNRKVTIPSYMVKKSEEAEISYIDSSPLVNELHPVRPKPQEITSGKEIS, from the coding sequence CAGATAGAATTGAAGAGGAAAAGGAGCTAATTAAAAAATACGGACTGAAAAACAAAAGAGAAATTTGGAGAGCACGCTTGACACTAAGAAATTTCAGAAGGCAGGCAAGACTGCTGTTCCCTAAATTAAGGATAGGCGACAAGCAAGCTCAAAAAGAGGCAAAGCAGTTAATTAGCAAGCTTGTGAATCTGGGAATACTAAATGAAAATGCTAATTTGGATGATATTTTAGCGTTGACTATAGACTCGCTACTATCAAGAAGGTTTCAGAGTGTAGTTTATAAAAAAGGTCTTGCCTCTACATTCAAGCAAGCACGTCAGTTAATAGTGCATGGACATGTTGGGATAGGCAATAGAAAAGTAACAATTCCTTCATACATGGTCAAGAAGTCGGAAGAAGCTGAGATTTCGTATATTGATAGCTCGCCTTTGGTTAACGAGTTACACCCTGTAAGGCCAAAACCTCAGGAGATAACAAGCGGTAAGGAGATAAGCTAG
- a CDS encoding 30S ribosomal protein S11 → MGNHGVVHIYASFNNIIITATDITGSETIAKCSGGMVVKAAKDEASPYAAMKAAERVAEAIKEKGFDVITIKVRAPGGIKATSPGPGAQAAIRSLSRAGLKIARIEDVTPIPHNGGRRPGGRRGRRV, encoded by the coding sequence ATGGGTAACCATGGTGTTGTTCATATTTACGCATCTTTCAATAATATTATTATTACCGCAACAGATATTACAGGCAGTGAGACAATCGCAAAATGCTCAGGAGGAATGGTAGTAAAAGCAGCTAAAGACGAGGCTTCACCTTACGCGGCAATGAAAGCTGCTGAGAGAGTGGCAGAGGCTATAAAAGAAAAAGGTTTTGATGTAATAACAATAAAAGTAAGGGCGCCGGGCGGTATAAAAGCTACTTCGCCAGGGCCAGGAGCCCAAGCTGCAATAAGGTCGCTATCAAGAGCTGGACTGAAAATAGCCAGAATAGAAGATGTTACTCCCATACCGCATAATGGTGGTAGGAGACCCGGTGGTAGGAGAGGTAGAAGAGTTTGA